A genomic segment from Pecten maximus unplaced genomic scaffold, xPecMax1.1, whole genome shotgun sequence encodes:
- the LOC117319683 gene encoding uncharacterized protein LOC117319683 isoform X1, which yields MVVLSKATLFSMLEEQWKEPLTLDVVKKFKTKLENDLSLSFKTNDKDLYILRAELYRLKTNGLRAKVKGGNQFSRYKHSISHSKFSWDVSLALHETEIRVEEMKNKLMKCVEEKTIIEGKFCDFVTNTKKKEQKFVEKISSLENELNKPLNGDKQCKNNYENVCSTRKRKSMQECSSSYQMKMKKKDNEKCKNALENLELNGCKPVSVTVLRNGREEVIKLFQADEDDIENVDETKLDSINALLYILDTFNVSQEAYHELSSLFKSMPRAHNIAEYIRSLNKDFKIINTPDGLGVQQSLKQRLVDVVSQLLLENSDLIPDNNLKVKISGDGTRVGKRLHVVNFAFNIVNEGSAHQICYPLCIIQTKEKYAELNIALNDLQQDVAEFQGSKLKVGDREFTVNIYLGGDYKFLLVAVGISSVAATHSCIYCKCEKKERINLAKRWSMKDPVLGARLSYISSEPMDIPATGRSSKRKKVQTYSIVNQPLFPCITPFQVVLDQLHLFLRITDKLFNLLVSELRVLDNISQQATFVELDRTKIKHVAALENVLQQMGIPFELFVNKDTRKLEYRDLMGPEKLKLMEKFKASDLLPDRERADQIQKLWDDFSEINVLLRSESPIPEDFQVKAESWCNMYVSLYQCRDITPYIHTLRYHVSELFQLHGNLVRFSQQGLEKMNDIITESYLRATNHRGHSALKQVMEKQNRLVLLARHKRKKRVYKDRKQ from the coding sequence atggTGGTTTTGTCTAAAGCAACACTTTTTTCTATGTTGGAGGAGCAATGGAAGGAACCATTAACATTAGATGTtgtcaaaaaatttaaaaccaagttagaaaatgatctatcactttcatttaaaacaaatgacaAAGACCTTTATATTTTAAGGGCAGAGTTGTATAGGCTTAAAACAAATGGCCTGCGAGCCAAAGTGAAAGGTGGAAACCAGTTTAGTCGCTATAAACATTCCATAAGTCATTCCAAATTCTCTTGGGATGTATCATTAGCCCTCCATGAAACTGAAATAAGAGTTgaagaaatgaaaaacaaactTATGAAATGTGTGGAAGAAAAAACTATTATTGAAGGGAAGTTTTGTGATTTTGTAACTAACACCAAGAAAAAAGAACAGAAATTTGTTGAAAAGATTTCATCTTTGGAAAATGAATTGAACAAACCTCTGAATGGAGacaaacaatgtaaaaataacTATGAGAATGTCTGTAGTACtagaaaaagaaaatcaatgCAGGAGTGTTCTTCTTCATACcagatgaaaatgaaaaaaaaagacaacgAGAAATGTAAAAATGCCCTTGAAAACTTGGAACTCAATGGTTGTAAACCAGTTAGTGTTACTGTTCTTAGAAATGGTAGAGAAGAAGTTATTAAACTTTTTCAGGCAGATGAGGATGACATTGAAAATGTAGATGAAACTAAGCTTGATAGTATTAATgctttattgtatattttggATACATTTAATGTGTCTCAGGAAGCCTATCATGAGTTGAGTTCACTGTTTAAGAGTATGCCTCGTGCTCATAATATAGCAGAGTATATTAGAAGTCTGAATAAAGATTTCAAAATCATCAACACACCAGATGGACTTGGGGTACAACAGTCATTGAAACAGAGACTAGTTGATGTAGTTTCACAGTTATTGTTAGAAAACAGTGACCTCATTCCCGATAACAATTTGAAGGTAAAAATATCAGGCGATGGTACTCGGGTCGGGAAAAGGCTGCATGTGGTTAATTTTGCTTTCAATATTGTCAATGAAGGTTCAGCACATCAGATTTGTTATCCTCTATGTATTATCCAAACAAAAGAGAAGTATGCAGAACTGAACATAGCACTAAATGATCTGCAGCAGGATGTAGCAGAATTTCAGGGTAGTAAGCTGAAGGTTGGTGATCGAGAGTTTACTGTGAATATTTACTTAGGTGGTGATTATAAATTTTTGTTAGTTGCTGTTGGAATTTCTTCAGTTGCAGCTACacattcctgtatatactgCAAATGTGAGAAAAAGGAAAGAATAAATTTAGCAAAAAGGTGGTCGATGAAAGACCCGGTTCTTGGTGCAAGGCTATCCTACATATCATCAGAGCCTATGGATATCCCAGCAACTGGCAGGTCCTCAAAACGGAAAAAAGTACAGACTTATTCCATTGTAAATCAGCCTCTTTTTCCATGCATTACACCCTTTCAAGTAGTATTAGATCAGTTACATCTTTTTCTGAGAATAACTGACAAGCTCTTTAACCTTTTAGTTTCAGAACTGAGAGTGTTGGATAATATTTCGCAGCAGGCAACATTTGTTGAATTGGATAGAACAAAAATCAAGCATGTTGCTGCATTAGAGAATGTATTGCAGCAAATGGGTATTCCATTTGAACTTTTTGTTAACAAAGATACTAGAAAGTTAGAGTACAGGGATTTGATGGGGCCAGAGAAACTAAAACTGATGGAAAAATTTAAGGCATCTGATCTTCTTCCTGACAGAGAAAGAGCTGACCAGATACAAAAGTTGTGGGATgatttttcagaaataaatgTACTTTTGAGATCTGAATCCCCTATCCCAGAAGATTTTCAGGTTAAGGCTGAAAGCTGGTGCAATATGTATGTTTCTCTATATCAGTGTCGGGACATAACTCCTTACATACACACACTTCGATACCATGTCAGCGAGTTGTTCCAGCTTCATGGAAACCTTGTCAGATTTTCACAGCAGGGGTTAGAAAAAATGAATGATATTATTACCGAGAGCTACCTCAG